The following nucleotide sequence is from Vallitalea okinawensis.
ATTACATGATATTCTTTGTTGGACAAAATGATGTTGTACAGGGAAGTGAAGTGGCTTTCACAGGAGTACCAATAGGTGTGACTACTGTTGAAGTAGGTTATGAAACCCAACCAATATATGTTGTAATTGCAGGTGATTTTTATAATAGAAATTATTTAGAGGAATTATTTACAGAGCAAGAAGGAGACGGTAAGATATCAGATGAGACACAAAAACTACTCGACCAGGTTGAAGAAAAGATGAATAGAGACTATAAAATACAAGATTAAGAAGTTAGAAGTGGAGAGAAGCCTAATGAAGGTTTCTCTTCTTTTTAAGTTAGAAGAGAGGAGAGATAGTCATGAGTAAAGAACCGAGGAAAAGAGTAGAAGTCGTTAAATTAGTTAGAGAAAGTAGCTTTTTGTATGAACCTCGAAAGATTTCGTCACCTCAAGACGGATTAAAATTAATTGGTGAGTTTCTAACCGACTTATATAGGGAAGCAGTATTAGTAGTATCCTTAGATACCAAGAATCAACCCATTACAATAAACATTTGCAGCATAGGAAGTATCAATTCAAGTATTATTCACCCAAGGGAAGTATTTAAAGCAGCAATTTTATCAAATGCCGTATCAATCATCATAGGGCATTACCATCCAACCAATTGTACTATGCCATCATTAGAAGATAAAGAAGTCATGAATAGAATAAAAGAAGTAGGAGAGATCATAGGTATACCACTTCTAGATCATATCATCATAGAATCAAATAGTAACTCTTACACAAGCTTAAGAGAAATTGGGGTATTGTAATATGCTTGGGGAGGGCAAAAAGTATATTACTAAGGGAGTCCAATCAAGAATAAGTCTAGACTTACAGCTGCTTATGTGGCAGTTGATAGAGGAATTAACACATGATGAATCAGAGATAGATTATTTACAAGTCTTTAAATTAACAACTAGAAGCATAAATGACAGTCAGCTGGTGCTTCAGCAGGTTAAGCATACCCAAGAGGTGCCAGCATATGAAAGTATCATAATAGTTAAGGTTGATCAACCAGTTAATGAGAAGATATTTGTAATAACATCTACTGATGAGGATGGGAGTGACTATAAAACTATGATGTTAGCTGAAGAGTGGTAAGAAGGGGGTAATCCATTGATAGCATATTTTATACCTATTATTAAGATAATCATTTATGCACTTGGTATAATAATTGAAGAAGTGCAATCATGTTAAATCACCTAATAGGTGATTTTTTTGAAGGCTTTGCACTCTGTGCTTAAGTATTAATTCATCTAAAAAGGCAGAAATATTATTGATTTGACCATCAGATTTAAGTTGCTTTATGTAGTCAAGATTATCTGTATTAAGCATAGCAGTGAATTTAGTACGATTAGCTGCATACTTATCTTCAGGCATTTTTTTTGGTCGACCTCTATTATCCTTAAAACCTAACTCACTTAGTTTTCTCTGAAGAACCTCAACTTGATAGAGGACAGTTTTTAATTCTCTATCTATTTTGAGATGATCAATTGTGGAGAGATCTTGTTGTAATTGTTCTTGTAAAACTTTTGTCTGTCTCTTACAGGTTCTAAGATCGTGTCTGTATATTTTAATTTTATTTTCATTACTTACTCTAACTTTTGGGATACCCATGTAAATACTCCTTTCTCTATGTTAAATTATTAATAGGTAAATTAGATGAAAATGATGATAAATCCTTGGGGGACATAGTAAATCAAGAAAGAGATATACCTAAAAAATTTAGGCATATCCCCTTGAGATATACCTAAAAATTTTAGGTATATCGAGATTAGCAGCTGATATGGAACATACTGAGTAATGTTTTATCAATTCTATTCCCTTGATAAGAAATACGGGGATCAAGATAGTAATTGACACTCCTTCTTACCTTGATCTTAGCAAAGACGCCTTTTGCAACTAAATTATTCATATATTTATCAATAGTAGTCTTATCAAGTTCTAGTATCTCAATTAAATCTTTTTTAAGGATAGGGTCACCACTAGCTTTGGTAAGAAGGTTATTCTCATACCCAATATAAAAGGACAGGGTGTATATAATACCTACTTCTGTCATGGATAATCCATAGGTGTCTCTTATTTCATTAAGATAATCACCGTATGATTTATTATAGTATTTATACGGTTTCCAATCTATTTTATTATAGTTATCTTTGACTGAGACAGAAAAACTAGGGACATCAAAACCTTCCTGCTCTAGAAGCTTCTTTTCTCGCAAAATGGCATTGGAAAGTCTTCTTTGAATCATAATTGGTGATACATGTTTGGCTTTATTTGTAGTCATAGTAAAATCCTCACTTTCAAATATTTATGTTCGACTAGAAAAGTTATAAAAGAATCCTCCTATTAACCTTAGTTGGAAAATAAGAGGATTCTAAATTTTAGGTCGAGTAGATATTAATTATTTGTTAGCTGTTTTTAAGTCGAATAAATTAATTTTCTAAAGAGGTATCCTTTGCTGTGTTAGCATCTTTGTTTGTAGCAGTATCTTCATTATTACTTGCTTGAGTGTTTGTCGGTGGACTCTTATACATAAGTGGTTCAAGGTTTTTTATTCTATATTCCACATATTCTTTATAATCATTGTCATTGAATACAAGTATTATGATTCCTTCTCCACAAACATAACCCAGTATTTCATCGCTATATGTTTCTTTTAATTTTGTGGCAGTAATTCTTTCGTAGCCAGGATTAACGCTTAAAATATATGTCACAGGATCTTCAAACAAAGTTGCTTCAGACTCTGTTAAAGTCATCTTTAATGAGTGCTCTTGAAATGATAACAAGAAATCTTTATTTACTTTATAGTAGCCCTCTTCAGTTGTCTCAATATGTAAATCTTTTATATCTCTACTAATAGTCGATTGACTACAATATATTTTAATATTTTCTAAGTGTGCTTGTATTAAACTCTGACTAGTAACTGTTTTATTTGCACTTAGAAGTTTGAGTATAGCATTTTGCCGTTTACTTGTCTCACTCACATTAAAAAGTCTTTCTACGATTAGAGCAGAACTATTATCTGCTTCTTCTTTGAGTGTCTTAGTTTTCATAAATAATTGCTCCTATCTATTTTCAGATTTAAAATGGATGACCAGTTATGATGGTATCATTGTTAAAAATTCAGTAATTCTAAATGGTGAATAACTATTATTCATATTATAACATTTTGTGAATGCATATGTCAAAGGTGTAAATAAAAGTATAGCTTTGTATGACTGATAATGATATAATTTCCTTGTAAGCAAGTGATATTCATTGTGTGGGTAACACCTGCTGATATAGTAAGTGGATATATTCACAACAGACCTAGGTAAGACAATAATAAACTAAAGATGTGGAAGGAGAATTGATATGGCACAAAATTTGAAGTTAGCTCTTAAAGAAAGAAAAGAATTTGGTAAAGAGGCACATGAATATAGTATGATAGGTGATTTTAAAATTATAGTCCCTATTATAGATACAATTTTTATGAAGCAAGATGAGGTAAAAATTATTAGACAAGCAAGATCATTTTTAAGTGATTATATTGTGGATATTACGTGCTATAAAAATGAAGTACATCTAAATTGCTATTATGGTGAGGGTATCCCAGTAGAAAATATTAAGCAGATATATGAAGTTATAGGTCTAATTAATAAAGTGATAGTGACAAATTTAGGGAAAGCACAGATTTATAACTATGAAACTATTGTTGAAGTCTCTACCGTAAATAGTATGGTAGCCTAATTGAGAATATCGAAAGTATTGAAATGTAAAAAATTGTATTTTAAGTTTTCGATACTTTCGATACTTTCATTTCTCATGTGTGCTAACGAGTGTTTAAGACTATAAAATTATATATTGGAGGAATTAAAATGAATAGTAAATTAATAGAAAATTCAGATATTAAAGAAAAGCAATCAGATATAATTCTTGATTTACTTAAGGGGATAGAAGTGATTAAAGATGATTATGATACTGTATATGCAAAGATTAAGGTAGGTAATCTTACAGAGCTTGTAAATACTAGAAAAAAGAAATTTAAATATTATATTATAAAAAAATTCTTAGATGATAGAGGTACGCCCCCTAGTGATAATTCAATTAGCCAAGCAATAAACGCTATAGAAGCAGGAGCTATATTTTCTACTGAGCCGAAGAATGTTGGGAAGAGGGTTGTAAAGGTTGATAATACCTTTAATTATGATTTAGCTAATAGTAAATATCAATATATTAGGATAGCCCCTAGTGGTTGTAAGGTTACAAATGATAGTAATGTCTATTTCTCAAGAAGTGGCAATATGCGTACTCAAGTTATGCCAGATTTCTCACTAAATTGTAGAGAGCTATTTGATCTACTAAAAAAGCATTTTAGATTTAAGACAAAAAATGATTTAATACTGTTAGCAACATACTTAGTATCTTGTTTTGTTCCTGATATACCACATCCGATATTAGTTTTATATGGTGAAAAGGGAGCAGCTAAATCAACGAGTATGAAGATGATAAAATCAATAGTTGATCCAAGCATACAAGGTTTAATAACAATGCCTAATTCAAAACAAGATTTAGCAGTGGTATTAGCTAATAACTATATGCCAAGTTTTGATAACTTAGACATAATAACTCCGGAAAAAAGTGATATGCTTTGCATGGCTGCAACAGGAGGAGGGTTTGCCAAGAGGCAGCTATATACAGATGATGAAGAAGTAATATTAACGTTTAAAAGATGCGTTATGCTTAATGGTATTAATATAGTTGCAACAAGACCTGATTTATTAGATCGATCTATTTTGATTGAATTAGAGAGAATATCAGAAGAAGAAAGGAAGACTGAAGAAGAGGTATGGGAAGAGTTTGATGCTGATAAACCTAAGATATTAGGAGCTATTTTACTAACATTATCAAAGGCGATGTCAATGTATAATATCATTCGACCAAAAAAATTAGGGAGAATGGCTGATTTTACAAAGTGGGGATATATCAGTGCTGAGGTTCTTGAACTCGGAGGTGATAAATTTCTTAAAGCATACTTAGATAATCAAAGTAAGGCTAATGAGGAAGCAGTTGGATCACATCCAGTAGCAGCAACAGTACAAGCTTTAATGAGAGATAAAGATAGCTACGAAAGTAGTGTATCTGATCTACTAGTGGCACTTGAAAGGGTGGCGGAGGTAGAGAAAATTGATATAAAGGTTAAATCATTTCCTAAAGCGCCTAATATATTGTCTAAGAGGCTTAAGGAAGTTAAATCAAATCTTGCTCTAATAGGAATAACTTATGATATAAAAAATATAAGTACTAATAAAGAAATAATCATTAGAAATGCCAATAGAGAAAGTAACATAGTAAAACCAATAAAAAAGCGTAAGTTTAATTTAGCAGATGTAAAGAGACCTAAGAAAAGGGTTATAACTATGTCAGAAAAAACTTTAACAGAATAAATTCATACCCTAAAGTATCGAAAGTATAGTATTAAAAAAAGCTGTAATTTATAACGTATATGAAGTAAAGATAAACACATATTATGATCATGCTATAGATAAATAAGAAAGGATGGTATTAATGGCTCAACATTTAGTATTAAACGAATGTCCTGATGCATTAAATCCTAAGATGATTGCTAACATCTTAGGCATCGGCTACTCTAAGGCATTAAACCTAGTTAAATATGGGGATATGGATTACATAAGAATTGGTAATACATATCGAGTATCAAAAGATAATTTCATTGAATGGTTTAACCGGAAAGGTAAGCGATCTATCAATATTTATGAAGATAATTTTTAAACAATAGGGCTAGGAGAAAACTCCTAGCCCATAATTAAAGGCTGGAGGGTGATAAAATGGCATCAGGTCATTTACGTAAGAGATCATTAAAGAATGGTAAGAACTCATGGCAGCTTACAATTGAGATAGGTGTAGATCCCGTAACAGGTAAGAGGCAGAGGATTTTTGAAACCATAAAGGGTGGCACTAAAAAGGAAGCAGAACGAAGAATGAGAAAGATTATTACTGATATAGAGCAGAATGAGTATATTGCACCTCAAAATATTACAGTTGAAGCTTTCATGATAGATTGGCTAGAGACGTATAAAATACCATATATTTCTCCCAAAACAGTGGAACAATACAAAGGGCAAGTGTACAAATATATCATACCTTTGCTAGGGAAAAAGAAACTTCAGAGTCTAAAGACTATAGAAGTTCAAAAATTCTATAATGAAATCCACAAGGCATCACCAATCAGTGGAAAACCTTTATCAGCGGCTACAGTGAGGAAAATCCATCTTAATTTAAAAGCAGCACTTAATAAGGCTGTTGATCTAGAACTGATTAAGAAGAATCCAGCTAAGACAGCTGTACTACCAAAGGCTAAGAGATTCAAGCCACATATTTATGAAGGTGAGGAAACTAGACAGTTACTAGAAGCTGTACGAGGTACTGACTTAGAAGTGCCCATAAATCTTTTAGTAGGATTAGGATTAAGGAGAGGGGAGCTATTAGGGTTAAGATGGAAAGATGTTGATTTTGATAATAAAAGAGTACATATTAGGCAGAATCTTATACAGCTACAAAATACAAAGCTCCATTTCAAAGAACCAAAGACAGAAAGCTCAATTAGAGAAATAGCTCTTTCAAATACACTAGTGAAGCTGCTGAGGCAGCAATATGTGAAAATCTGTGAAAACAAGTTAAGGTTTGGCGAAGAATACAAAGATCATGATCTTGTAATTTGTAAAGAGAATGGAGAACCTATGAATCCTAACTCCTTTAGTCAGAAGTTCAGAAGGAAGCTAAAGAGGGAGGGGTTAAGGCATATACGTGTTCATGATTTACGTCATACTAATGCTACACTCATGTTGGATGCAGGAATAAGTCCCAAGGTTGCTCAGGAACGACTTGGACATGCCTCAATAGCAACTACAATGGATATTTACTCACACGTAACATCTTCACTGGAACAAGAGGCGGCTAAAAAGTTAGAGGAAAGTGTATTCAGTAAGATAGGTTGATAACACAATTTCTTATTCATTTTGGATAAATACTAAATATAATATGTTTTATAATATGTATTTACATATGGAGATTAATATGATATTATAATATAAATATTAATTTAAGGAGTGATATGTTATGCCAAAGACACTTCAAGACCGTATCAGAAGAACTATTAATAAGAGTAAGGAGGAAGGTACAAAAAAGCAAATTTCACTTGTGTTAGATGAGCGAACGCTTCAAATGACGGACGTTATAGTCGAACAGTTTAAAGTTTTGACCGGAGGTAAAATAGCCACATCCCGTAACCAGTTGATCGAAGATGCAATAGAAGAGTATATCAAAGCAGCATCAGAAGTTCTTTTACAAGATCATTATATTAACATCGATGAGCTAATTGATTCTAAAAGTAAAGATGAGGATAAATCAGATAATGAGCAACAATTGGGGCGGCAAGAAGGCGAAGAAGAGAAGAATCTTGCAATATTTCCAGCGAGGAATGAGGGGTTTGAAAGAGTTTTTCTTGGGAAGAAACAGTGGTACTCAGTTCGTATCGCAGAGAAGCGTATACCTTATATTGAGTATGTTGCTTGTTACCGTGGAGCTCCTTATAGTGGAATTACACATTATGCAAAAGTTAAAAGCATTAAACCTATCCACGGAACAAATAAGTATATCATTCATTTCGATGGTGAGCCAATAGAGTTAAGTAATTTAGTCAGCCTAGGCAGTAGTGATGTTATGGAGGTCAGGAAATTAAGGTATTCTAACTTAGAATTGCTTAAAAAAGCTAATGAAGTTTCAGATTTATGGTAAGATAAGGCTTAAAATATACTTTTCTTACATAAAGTGATATGGAAAAATATGTACAAGGTATAATTTTGATGGTATAATAGATTAAAGTGTAGTTATTCTTACTTGGTGCATCTATCATAGGATAAATGTATGCTTAAGAATAATAAGTTGAGAAAATATAAAAAGCCAAAATAAAGCATACCAAAAGCCAAAAAAAGATAAGTAAACGTCTAATGTGATTAAAGCCACTTAAATAATAGCAGAGAAAAAAGGTTTAGATAAGCCTTATGCAGATAAGTAAATGAGTGTGGCAAAGAAGAGATGAAAAGGCGAATAGAAAAGTTAAGGCAAAAGGAAATAAGAATAAGAGGCGAATAATTAAGAGACTATTATAAAATAATAGAAGCGTACATATTAGATAGAAACCATGTTTGTCACACTTAATAATATTAAAGGTGGAATGGTATGCTATTTAATAAGAGGATCAAAGAAATAATATCAGTACTTTTGATTGGATTATGTATTAATGGATTTTACGACTTACTAGTTTGGATAGTTCAGCATGTTAGGATAGTAATAGTTTAGTACATAGGGGGAGTAAGCGTACTCTCCTTTTTAATTTTCTGAAATTACTTAGTATGTTGTAATCTGACTATAAAAATATTTCAATAAAATTGATTAATAAGGATGTGATTCAAATTTTTACGGATAGAGAGAAACTTAAAATTGAAGAGGCAAAAGGATACCCTTTAGACGTGCCAAACAATTCATATGTATATATAAATGGGGATATCTATAATATTATTAAATTTAATAGATTGGCTATTGGAGATAGTATAGTACAAGATGGCAGTGAAAAGTTACTTCTAAAGGACCTTTCACATAGGTTAAAAATTAACCTAGATAATAATAGAGTTCCCGTATTAGCCTATGGAGCGAATGCATCTAACATACAGCTTAAAAGTAAATATAAGAATTTTAAGAATGTTGTTATTCCTGTTGTTCAGTCTAAATTAATTGATTTTGATGTCGTTTATACTCCATATATTTGCTATGATGGTTCTATTCCTGCAACTATTCAGTACTCGCCGAAAACAGAATGCAATGTATATGTTACCTATCTCACTGAGGAGCAATTAAAGCATATGCACAAAACAGAATGCATCGGTGAAGATTATAATTATGTTAAACTGTTTAATATTCAGATGGTTTTAGATGTTCAAGTATTAGAGAAAGAAATATACTCCTACAATAGTCTGCATGGCTGCTTTCATACTGGAGAAAACCACATAGCTTTGAAGTGTATAAAGGCTATAAATAGGAAATTTTTATCTATGAGTGAGGAAGAATTACTTCTAATGGTAAAAAATAAGTTGGGTATTAGTAAAACTCTTGATGAGTTCATTCTAGATAATATAAATAATCCAACACTTCGAAACAAAACATCTGAGAGATTAGCAGAAATGTCAAGAGAATTTCAATATAATGATTGGGTGGTCTTAGATGGGGATACATAGAAACTCAAATATAAACAATTCCTTTAAAATAAGTGGTACTATTGATAGAAAAGGCGCAAAATATAATTACATTATAGTTGTAAATAAATCGATGAAAGAAAAATTGGGGAGTTTTGCAGTTATTGAACATAAGTCTCCAAATTATGATAAACCTTTAAGAGCATATGGTAGAGTATTAATTAATAACAAGTTAAAATCTGATGAAGTTATGCTAGACCAAACAATTAGAACTGCAATTGGTATATCGTATAATAATGATAGTTTTTATGGATTTAGTGAAGTAGTTAATCTATACCCACTAAAAGTTAGTCTTAAACAACATTTTCATACTTATATAGCATCAATTTTTGCAATTAGGTATATATATTGTAGATTCAACGTACCTAATATTATTGATGCAGAAAAAAATATTGTTAGAATTCCAGAAGATACTTTTGACTTAATAGGATGTAGTAATAGGGATACAATTATTTGTGAATTTCCTGCCAAGGTCAAGGGTGAATATATATTAAAAACCTAT
It contains:
- a CDS encoding JAB domain-containing protein produces the protein MSKEPRKRVEVVKLVRESSFLYEPRKISSPQDGLKLIGEFLTDLYREAVLVVSLDTKNQPITINICSIGSINSSIIHPREVFKAAILSNAVSIIIGHYHPTNCTMPSLEDKEVMNRIKEVGEIIGIPLLDHIIIESNSNSYTSLREIGVL
- a CDS encoding DUF960 family protein is translated as MLGEGKKYITKGVQSRISLDLQLLMWQLIEELTHDESEIDYLQVFKLTTRSINDSQLVLQQVKHTQEVPAYESIIIVKVDQPVNEKIFVITSTDEDGSDYKTMMLAEEW
- a CDS encoding arginine repressor translates to MKTKTLKEEADNSSALIVERLFNVSETSKRQNAILKLLSANKTVTSQSLIQAHLENIKIYCSQSTISRDIKDLHIETTEEGYYKVNKDFLLSFQEHSLKMTLTESEATLFEDPVTYILSVNPGYERITATKLKETYSDEILGYVCGEGIIILVFNDNDYKEYVEYRIKNLEPLMYKSPPTNTQASNNEDTATNKDANTAKDTSLEN
- a CDS encoding helix-turn-helix domain-containing protein encodes the protein MAQHLVLNECPDALNPKMIANILGIGYSKALNLVKYGDMDYIRIGNTYRVSKDNFIEWFNRKGKRSINIYEDNF
- a CDS encoding site-specific integrase — translated: MASGHLRKRSLKNGKNSWQLTIEIGVDPVTGKRQRIFETIKGGTKKEAERRMRKIITDIEQNEYIAPQNITVEAFMIDWLETYKIPYISPKTVEQYKGQVYKYIIPLLGKKKLQSLKTIEVQKFYNEIHKASPISGKPLSAATVRKIHLNLKAALNKAVDLELIKKNPAKTAVLPKAKRFKPHIYEGEETRQLLEAVRGTDLEVPINLLVGLGLRRGELLGLRWKDVDFDNKRVHIRQNLIQLQNTKLHFKEPKTESSIREIALSNTLVKLLRQQYVKICENKLRFGEEYKDHDLVICKENGEPMNPNSFSQKFRRKLKREGLRHIRVHDLRHTNATLMLDAGISPKVAQERLGHASIATTMDIYSHVTSSLEQEAAKKLEESVFSKIG